One genomic region from Sparus aurata chromosome 15, fSpaAur1.1, whole genome shotgun sequence encodes:
- the LOC115596797 gene encoding probable E3 ubiquitin-protein ligase TRIML1, producing MNGDHFALNYVCTSRLRIWLSVFVRAVLNVCVCVPPFLQETLEKHQESLKKQREAVKYRLKKLAARQSEIAKKSSVIRESIIRKYQEIQAILDEDLRITLSHLEMEERAAVAALDGLMERNCSLIQEIEQDLARLSVAMDQNDTEPDTMSFFSFPEQQDIESVDRVVHVLNRTDPISVSLDEVKADQILSLTNNMLLLICSQTPIIKKLYKSYSSEVCLDPETAHPKLIVSSDGDSATYTDTWQQLPDLPGRFDTTLNVISSQGYSFGRHYWEIDVTGKTYWELGVTYPTISRKGTTEDCWLGRGDESWCVEFFDGEYTAWHGGVPHQLPLTKRFCRIGVFCNFPAGLVTFLEADNMTPLFSFCAGTFSDCLHLALCPGHDHNGTNSKPIVICNAASHTSDLGLAPQKSF from the exons ATGAATGGGGATCATTTTGCGCTCAATTATGT CTGCACTTCGCGACTTAGAATTTggctgagtgtgtttgttcGAGCTGTGCTgaacgtgtgcgtgtgtgtgccacCCTTTCTCCAGGAGACATTAGAAAAGCATCAAGAGAGTCTGAAGAAGCAAAGAGAAGCAGTGAAATACAGACTAAAGAAACTGGCAGCACGGCAATCAGAGATTGCG AAAAAGTCTTCGGTGATAAGGGAGAGCATCATAAGGAAATACCAGGAGATCCAGGCCATCCTGGATGAGGACCTGAGGATTACTTTGTCCCACCTGGAGATGGAGGAGCGGGCTGCTGTCGCTGCCCTGGATGGGCTGATGGAAAGAAACTGTTCTCTTATCCAAGAGATAGAGCAGGACCTGGCCAGACTCTCTGTGGCAATGGACCAGAATGACACAGAGCCTGACACAATG tctttcttttcatttcctgagCAGCAAGACATTGAGTCCGTGGACAG AGTCGTGCATGTGTTAAACAGGACAGACCCAATCAGTGTGAGCCTGGATGAAGTTAAAGCTGACCAGATCCTCAGCCTCACCAACAACATGCTTCTGCTTATCTGCTCCCAGACCCCGATAATCAAGAAACTCTACAAGAGCT ATTCCAGTGAGGTGTGTCTGGATCCAGAGACAGCCCATCCAAAGCTGATCGTCTCCTCCGATGGTGACAGTGCCACCTACACAGACACCTGGCAACAACTTCCTGACCTCCCTGGACGCTTTGACACCACTCTCAATGTCATCAGTTCGCAAGGCTACAGCTTTGGCCGCCATTACTGGGAGATTGATGTGACTGGGAAAACTTACTGGGAGCTGGGTGTCACCTATCCAACCATTTCCCGCAAGGGCACCACTGAGGACTGCTGGCTGGGCCGGGGGGACGAGTCGTGGTGCGTGGAGTTCTTTGACGGGGAGTATACGGCCTGGCATGGAGGGGTGCCCCATCAGCTGCCTTTAACAAAACGCTTTTGTCGGATTGGTGTGTTCTGTAATTTCCCAGCAGGATTGGTGACGTTTCTCGAGGCAGACAATATGACGCCGCTGTTCTCCTTCTGTGCAGGAACCTTCTCAGATTGCCTTCACCTGGCCCTGTGTCCTGGTCATGACCACAATGGCACCAATTCGAAGCCTATTGTAATCTGTAATGCTGCGTCTCATACTAGTGATCTTGGATTAGCACCACAGAAAAGCTTTTAG